Proteins encoded in a region of the Streptomyces sp. NBC_00310 genome:
- a CDS encoding glycosyltransferase family 4 protein, with translation MRVVIVTESFPPDVNGVAHCALQTARHLVARGHAPLVVAPATAQGTGAGADLQAPCPVVRVPSLPLPGYPQVRVALPSRRVAAAIVEHRADIVHLASPFVLGVRGMAAAARLGVPAVAIYQTDLAGYARTYVHAGEAAAWRRIRSVHAAADRTLAPSSSALRDLEAHGVPRVSLWPRGVDTVRFRPDLRDEALRRELAPGGELIVGYVGRLAPEKQIELLAGVCGLDGVRVVVVGDGPSEPGLREALPGAVFLGRRTGDELARIFASFDVFAHTGPFETFCQTVQEAMASGVPVVAPAAGGPLDLVAHGRTGLLVPPRDAAAVRDAVWSLAADPALRAAYGAAGRAMVEGRTWAAVGDQLIGHYADVLAARTVVAA, from the coding sequence ATGCGTGTCGTCATAGTGACCGAGTCCTTTCCCCCCGATGTGAACGGCGTGGCCCACTGCGCCCTGCAGACCGCGCGGCACCTCGTCGCGCGGGGGCACGCCCCGCTCGTCGTGGCCCCGGCCACCGCCCAGGGAACCGGAGCGGGAGCCGACCTCCAGGCACCGTGCCCCGTAGTCCGTGTCCCCTCCCTTCCGCTCCCGGGCTATCCCCAGGTCCGTGTCGCCCTGCCCAGCCGCCGGGTCGCCGCGGCGATCGTCGAACACCGGGCCGACATCGTCCACCTGGCCAGCCCCTTCGTCCTCGGCGTCCGCGGCATGGCGGCCGCCGCCCGCCTCGGGGTACCCGCCGTCGCGATCTACCAGACCGACCTCGCCGGATACGCCCGCACCTACGTCCACGCCGGTGAGGCGGCGGCCTGGCGGCGCATCCGCTCCGTGCACGCCGCCGCCGACCGCACCCTCGCCCCGTCCAGCTCGGCCCTGCGCGACCTGGAGGCACACGGCGTGCCCCGGGTCAGCCTGTGGCCGCGCGGCGTCGACACCGTCCGGTTCCGCCCCGACCTGCGCGACGAGGCGCTGCGTCGCGAACTGGCGCCGGGCGGTGAGCTGATCGTCGGCTACGTCGGCCGCCTCGCCCCCGAGAAACAGATCGAGCTGCTCGCCGGGGTGTGCGGCCTGGACGGTGTACGGGTCGTCGTCGTGGGCGACGGGCCCAGCGAGCCCGGCCTGCGCGAGGCCCTGCCCGGAGCCGTCTTCCTCGGCCGCCGCACCGGCGACGAACTCGCCCGGATCTTCGCCTCGTTCGACGTCTTCGCCCACACCGGCCCCTTCGAGACCTTCTGCCAGACCGTGCAGGAGGCCATGGCCAGCGGGGTGCCCGTGGTGGCGCCCGCCGCCGGAGGCCCGCTGGACCTCGTCGCCCACGGGCGCACGGGACTGCTGGTCCCGCCGCGAGACGCGGCCGCCGTACGCGACGCCGTGTGGTCCCTGGCCGCCGATCCCGCGCTGCGGGCCGCGTACGGGGCCGCCGGACGGGCCATGGTCGAGGGGCGCACCTGGGCGGCCGTCGGCGATCAGCTCATCGGGCACTACGCCGATGTGCTGGCGGCGCGGACGGTGGTGGCGGCATGA
- a CDS encoding HEAT repeat domain-containing protein, translating into MFEPVIAPSGTLLGLLQRGRGDGTLHALTAPRDEALAALNHCVLSDPRHDWQVENRSLYYARLYLDLSGELDEIERHLFDAEDVLDTDESRTGLALAVLGHLASYGRRDALDLLRRYAAVGTSWAWALDELALRDDDEGLRALAEPVLARFTTDPEGEAELAAAVRDAFEPRPWRLWADDPREAIATRVRAAHETGCFDRWQRQMRPSGPRPGWSVKAVFEWAQQGIERGAVLHVPAARCLTAVAGPEDRPEILQAARFGDDGARCTALRYLADGNDPEALDLIEGAVTDGTTMVVEAAVAAFERMRSMAAVDRARGWVHRPDPLGAAAGRMLACLGGTKDSDLVLGALREAVRGEGPDAPTLWTLVDGTGRLGIVCAAPVLRHIYRETASSHLRGRAARALAATDPSFPAGFAVECLWDCEETTREIAARHAETGDTRVVDQLRRLAADPAEEAEVQTAVRSRIGPDMPAV; encoded by the coding sequence ATGTTCGAACCGGTCATAGCGCCCAGCGGTACGCTGCTCGGCCTGCTGCAGCGGGGCCGCGGCGACGGCACCCTGCACGCGCTCACCGCCCCCCGGGACGAGGCGCTCGCGGCACTGAACCACTGTGTGCTGAGCGACCCCCGCCACGACTGGCAGGTGGAGAACCGCTCCCTGTACTACGCCCGTCTCTACCTCGATCTGAGCGGCGAGCTCGACGAGATCGAGCGGCACCTCTTCGACGCCGAGGACGTGCTGGACACCGACGAGTCACGCACCGGGCTGGCCCTCGCGGTCCTCGGGCACCTCGCCTCGTACGGCAGGCGGGACGCGCTCGACCTCCTGCGCAGGTACGCCGCCGTGGGCACCAGCTGGGCCTGGGCCCTGGACGAGCTGGCCCTCAGGGACGACGACGAGGGGCTGCGCGCCCTGGCCGAACCCGTCCTGGCCCGCTTCACCACCGATCCGGAGGGGGAGGCCGAACTGGCCGCCGCCGTCCGCGACGCCTTCGAACCCCGGCCCTGGCGGCTGTGGGCCGACGACCCCCGCGAAGCCATCGCCACGCGTGTGCGTGCCGCCCACGAGACCGGCTGCTTCGACCGCTGGCAGCGGCAGATGCGACCGAGCGGACCCCGGCCGGGGTGGAGCGTCAAGGCCGTCTTCGAGTGGGCCCAGCAGGGCATCGAACGCGGAGCCGTCCTCCATGTGCCGGCCGCCCGGTGTCTCACCGCCGTCGCCGGCCCCGAGGACCGGCCCGAGATCCTCCAGGCCGCCCGATTCGGTGACGACGGTGCCCGCTGCACCGCCCTTCGCTACCTCGCCGACGGCAACGATCCCGAGGCCCTCGACCTGATCGAGGGCGCCGTGACCGACGGGACGACGATGGTCGTGGAGGCCGCCGTCGCCGCCTTCGAACGGATGCGCAGCATGGCCGCCGTCGACCGGGCGCGAGGCTGGGTCCACCGGCCCGACCCGCTGGGTGCCGCCGCCGGACGCATGCTCGCCTGTCTCGGCGGGACCAAGGACAGCGACCTGGTGCTGGGCGCGCTGCGGGAGGCCGTACGCGGCGAAGGGCCCGACGCGCCCACCCTGTGGACGCTCGTCGACGGCACCGGCCGCCTGGGCATCGTCTGCGCCGCACCCGTTCTGCGCCACATCTACCGCGAGACCGCCTCCTCCCACCTCCGGGGCCGCGCCGCCCGCGCGCTCGCCGCCACCGACCCCTCCTTCCCGGCCGGCTTCGCCGTCGAGTGCCTCTGGGACTGCGAGGAGACCACCCGTGAGATCGCCGCTCGGCACGCCGAGACCGGTGACACGCGCGTCGTCGACCAACTCCGTCGACTGGCCGCCGACCCGGCCGAGGAGGCCGAGGTCCAGACAGCCGTACGCAGCCGGATCGGTCCTGACATGCCCGCAGTGTGA